The Thunnus maccoyii chromosome 9, fThuMac1.1, whole genome shotgun sequence genome includes a region encoding these proteins:
- the snrnp27 gene encoding U4/U6.U5 small nuclear ribonucleoprotein 27 kDa protein, which produces MGRSRSRTPPRRERRRSRSTSRDRERRRRERDRSRSRDRDRERRRSRSRSPHRRRSRSPPRRHRSSSLSPGRQKDRREDDRKDAKDKPAKPIQISAEDMQGKTEEEIEMMKLMGFTTFDTTKGKKTDGSVNAHAVNVTMKRKYRQYMNRKGGFNRPLDFIA; this is translated from the exons ATGGGCAGGAGCAGGAGCCGAACTCCACCGAGACGAG AGAGAAGACGTTCCCGCTCGACTTCTCGGGACCGTGAGCGAAGGCGAAGGGAGAGGGATCGCTCTCGTTCCAGAGATCGGGACAGAGAGAGGCGGAGAAGCCGCTCACGATCTCCTCACAGGAGGCGTTCAAG GTCTCCTCCTAGACGTCATcgctcctcttccctctctcctggGAGACAAAAAGACCGACGTGAAGATGATCGCAAAGACGCTAAGGATAAGCCAGCGAAGCCCATTCAGATCTCAG CGGAAGACATGCAAGgcaaaacagaagaggaaattgAGATGATGAAACTGATGGGATTTACTACCTTTGACACAACCAAG GGGAAGAAAACCGATGGATCTGTGAATGCACATGCCGTCAATGTGACCATGAAGAGAAAGTACAG gcAGTACATGAACAGAAAAGGTGGATTCAATAGACCACTGGACTTCATTGCTTGA